A genomic window from Populus alba chromosome 19, ASM523922v2, whole genome shotgun sequence includes:
- the LOC118050576 gene encoding TMV resistance protein N: MTSSFSSSSSSSSSSSSSKPWIYDVFLSFRGEDTRKNFTDHLYFALKDAGINTFRDDNELRRGEDISTELLQAIQKSRISVIVFSRNYANSRWCLEELVKIMECRRSCRQLVFPIFYDVDPSDVRKQTGSFAKAFAGHEKRFVLQTEKGKVATWRMALTEAANLSGWDLRNVADGHEAKFIKKIVGEISRELNSTYLFVAFYPVGINPRVQQLNFLLNAGSSEVCIVGIYGMGGIGKTTIAKAMYNELFRSFDGKCFLANVREISQKPNGLVKLQEQLLFDILKTDKIKIGNVDRGMNMIKERLHSRRVLLILDDVDKLDQLQAIAGSRDWFGSGSRIIVTTRDEHVLKVLGADRVYMAREMNDIEALELFSWHAFRTSHPVEDYKELSEQIVDYCGRLPLALEVIGSFLFGRSIVEWKNALEKLRRIPDDQIQKKLQISFDGLNDDTQKDIFLDISCYFIGMDKEYVLPILNGCDFFADIGFSVLTQRCLVSVNEKNKLIMHDLLRDMGREIVRVQSPNNPGRRSRLWIREEVADILRRNMGTEAIQGMAINLLRVNDMKVDVNVFCNLQNLRLLQLNHVKLGGGCEYLLRKLTWLCWHGFPLSFIPDGLYGENLVAIDMRHSNLRQVKNSKFLLKLKFLNLSHSHYLSRTPDFSRLPHLEKLKLKDCRSLVEVHNSIGYLDRLVLVNFKDCKQLRRLPSSFWKSKSIEILYLSGCSKFDELPEDLGDLESLTILHADDTAIRQVPSTIVKLKNLKDLSLCGCKSSTSATFPSRLMSWFLPRKSPNPTNLLPPSFHGLNRLTSLLLSDCNLSDDALPSDLGSLPSLTNLELDRNSFQSLPAGLSSLLRLTSLRLDDNTRLQTIPDLPRNLDVLHALNCTSLERLPNITVASRMRLLYIANCPKLIEAPGLDKSTSITDIDMEGCFSISNTLKNSMHKGCFSGMVLPGNEIPALFNYKNEGASILFKLPKFDGRNLKGMNVCIVCSSHLEKKETKRITIKLTNHTKGFTKDWRKVTVNLVKSCEDHLWQGHISNKSFQLDSEDEVELIVDCRNTMTVKKTGVYLVYEQDQAKLKAKRGLDSDDEAGSSFDNLVLAKRLRIETSPQIIEENMDVA, translated from the exons ATGACatcttcattttcatcttcgtcttcatcttcgtcttcatcttcatcttcaaaacCGTGGATTTATGACgtgtttttgagttttagagGCGAGGACACGCGCAAAAATTTCACCGATCATCTCTACTTCGCCTTAAAAGATGCTGGAATCAACACATTTAGAGACGACAATGAGCTTCGAAGGGGTGAAGATATTTCGACGGAGCTATTACAAGCGATCCAAAAGTCTAGGATTTCAGTCATTGTGTTCTCTAGAAATTATGCAAATTCAAGATGGTGTCTTGAGGAACTAGTGAAGATCATGGAGTGTAGGAGAAGCTGTAGGCAACTTGTTTTTCCTATATTCTATGATGTTGATCCATCTGATGTGAGGAAACAAACTGGAAGTTTTGCAAAGGCCTTTGCTGGACATGAAAAAAGGTTTGTGCTCCAGACAGAAAAGGGCAAGGTGGCGACATGGAGGATGGCTTTGACTGAAGCTGCAAATTTGTCTGGATGGGATTTGAGGAATGTTGCGGATGG GCATGAAgcaaaatttataaagaaaattgtTGGGGAGATTTCCAGGGAACTGAACAGCACATACTTGTTCGTAGCCTTCTATCCAGTTGGGATAAATCCTCGTGTGCAACAATTGAACTTTTTGTTAAATGCTGGATCAAGCGAGGTCTGCATTGTAGGAATATATGGAATGGGAGGCATAGGGAAAACAACCATTGCCAAGGCCATGTATAATGAGTTGTTTCGTAGTTTTGATGGGAAATGTTTTCTTGCCAATGTCAGAGAGATTTCACAGAAACCAAATGGTCTTGTCAAACTGCAAGAACAACTTCTGTTTGATATACTGAAGACAGACAAGATTAAGATTGGCAATGTTGACAGAGGAATGAATATGATAAAGGAAAGACTTCACAGTAGAAGAGTTCTTCTCATACTCGATGATGTAGATAAATTAGATCAGTTACAAGCGATAGCCGGGAGTCGAGATTGGTTTGGTTCAGGAAGCAGAATCATTGTAACAACAAGAGATGAGCATGTTCTAAAAGTTCTTGGAGCTGATCGAGTATACATGGCCAGAGAAATGAATGACATTGAAGCTCTGGAGCTCTTTAGCTGGCATGCCTTTCGAACAAGCCATCCCGTCGAAGATTATAAGGAGTTGTCAGAACAAATTGTTGACTACTGTGGAAGATTGCCACTAGCACTTGAAGTAATAggctcttttctttttggtagaAGTATAGTTGAATGGAAAAACGCATTGGAAAAACTGAGAAGAATTCCTGATGATCAAATTCAGAAAAAGCTCCAAATAAGTTTTGATGGCCTGAATGATGACACACAGAAAGATATATTCCTCGATATATCCTGTTACTTTATTGGGATGGACAAGGAATATGTGTTACCAATATTAAATGGTTGTGATTTTTTCGCAGACATTGGATTTAGTGTCCTCACTCAGAGGTGCCTCGTATCTGTTAATGAAAAGAACAAGCTAATAATGCATGATTTGCTTAGAGATATGGGGAGAGAAATTGTTCGTGTGCAATCACCGAACAATCCAGGAAGGCGGAGTAGATTATGGATTCGTGAGGAAGTTGCTGACATATTGAGAAGAAACATG GGAACTGAAGCAATCCAAGGGATGGCCATAAACTTGCTGAGAGTGAATGACATGAAAGTTGATGTAAATGTGTTTTGCAATCTGCAAAACCTAAGGCTGCTCCAGCTCAATCATGTAAAGCTTGGTGGAGGCTGTGAATATCTTTTGAGAAAATTAACCTGGCTCTGCTGGCATGGATTTCCACTCTCGTTCATACCTGATGGCCTCTATGGGGAAAACCTTGTTGCTATAGATATGCGACACAGCAACCTAAGACAGGTTAAGAATTCTAAG TTCCTTTTGAAGTTGAAGTTTCTTAATCTCAGTCATTCTCATTACCTATCTCGGACTCCCGACTTTTCCAGACTTCCACATCTGGAGAAGTTAAAACTCAAAGACTGCAGAAGTTTGGTTGAAGTTCATAATTCTATTGGATACCTTGATAGACTTGTTTTGGTAAATTTCAAAGATTGCAAGCAACTTAGGAGGCTCCCGAGCAGCTTCTGGAAGTCGAAGTCTATCGAGATTCTTTACCTCTCAGGCTGCtcaaaatttgatgaattgCCTGAGGACTTGGGAGATTTGGAATCCTTGACAATTCTCCATGCAGATGACACTGCCATAAGACAGGTACCAAGTACCATAGTAAAACTGAAGAACCTCAAAGATTTATCACTTTGTGGCTGTAAAAGCTCAACCTCTGCAACATTTCCTTCACGTTTGATGTCATGGTTTCTGCCAAGAAAAAGTCCCAATCCAACCAACCTGCTGccaccttcttttcatggcttaaacAGACTCACATCATTATTGCTCAGTGATTGCAATCTATCTGATGATGCGCTTCCTAGTGATCTTGGGAGCTTACCCTCACTAACCAATCTGGAATTGGACCGTAACAGTTTTCAAAGTCTACCAGCTGGCTTGAGCAGTCTTTTGAGGCTTACCAGTCTAAGATTGGACGATAACACCAGGCTACAAACAATTCCAGATTTACCTAGAAATTTGGATGTCTTGCACGCTTTGAACTGCACATCATTGGAAAGGTTGCCAAATATAACAGTAGCTTCACGTATGCGTTTACTGTACATTGCTAATTGCCCCAAACTGATTGAGGCTCCAGGATTGGATAAATCAACGTCCATTACAGACATTGACATGGAAGGTTGCTTCAGTATctcaaatactttaaaaaatagcatgCACAAG GGATGTTTTTCTGGTATGGTACTTCCTGGAAATGAGATTCCTGCCTTGTTCAACTATAAGAATGAGGGTGCTTCAATATTGTTTAAACTACCAAAATTCGACGGCAGGAACTTGAAGGGCATGAATGTGTGCATTGTTTGCTCATCTCatttagagaaaaaagaaactaaacgtattacaatcaaattgactAATCATACCAAGGGTTTTACCAAGGATTGGCGGAAAGTAACAGTTAACTTAGTAAAATCCTGTGAAGATCACCTCTGGCAGGGCCATATATCAAATAAGAGTTTCCAACTTGATAGTGAGGATGAAGTGGAACTCATTGTAGACTGTAGAAATACAATGACTGTGAAGAAGACTGGAGTATACCTAGTATATGAGCAAGATCAGGCAAAGCTTAAAGCTAAGAGAGGTCTTGATAGTGATGACGAGGCAGGATCAAGCTTTGATAACCTAGTTCTAGCAAAAAGATTGAGAATTGAGACTAGTCCGCAGATCATTGAGGAAAACATGGATGTGGCATAG